CTCCCAATCGTCTTCGGCCAGACCATCTTCAATGCCAAGAATTGGATAGGTGCGCACCCACGATTGATAGAGCGCGATCAGATCCGATGCGCTGGATTTTTCTTGGTTAGAACCAGCTGCCGCCAAGTGGTAGCTGCTATCTCGATATAATTCCGTCGCGGCAACATCCAGCACAATTCCGATCTGCTCCCCTGGTACATATCCTGCCGCAGTAATTGCCTGTACCAAGATTTCGAGGGCGCGTTCGTTAGAGTCAAGCTGCGGCGCAAAACCGCCCTCATCCCCGACCGAAACGCGATGGCCGCCGGCCATTAGTAGTTTGCGTAGCGTGCGGTAGGTTTCAACGCCCCAACGAATAGCTTCGGTTACCGATGACGCACCGACAGGGGCAATCATGAATTCCTGAACACTCAAACCACTGTCTGCGTGTACACCACCATTGAGTACATTGAAGGTGGGTACTGGAGTTTGAAATGGAGGTACCTGCGGGGTTTGGGCATTGCCAGATTGGAGGGCTTGCGCGAGGGCAATGGGGAGTGGTAAAGCGCGGCTTGTGGCAATTGCCTTGGCGTATGCCACCGAAACCGCAAGAATTGCGTTGGCACCTAAGTGTGATTTATTTTCTGTGCCATCGAGATCGATGAGCAATTTGTCGATAGTGCGCTGGTCGGTGGCGTTGCGACCGATTAAAGCACTACGCATCGGACCTCTTATATTCTCAACTGCCTTTTGAACACCAAGTCCACCATAGCGGAGCGGGTCATTGTCGCGAAGTTCTAGCGCTTCGTAGCGTCCGGTCGATGCACCGGAGGGTACGCAGAAGCGGCCTAAATGCTGGCCGTCTAGAATTACAGCGGCCTCTACGGTGGGGGTACCCCGAGAATCCAGGACTTCGTACGCACGCACATCAGTTATGGTGGTCATGGGTGGGCTTTTGCGAGGTGAACAATGGGCTGGGAATCCTACCACAGATGAATGAATTGTGGTAAGGGTATAATTCTATTGGAAGGACAGGTCAACTTGGGACACTGCCAGTCGCTTTGAATGTTTCGATAATCTTGCGAAGTTCGGCAATACTCGATTCATAGCGTTCGATACGTT
The DNA window shown above is from Gammaproteobacteria bacterium and carries:
- the eno gene encoding Enolase; its protein translation is MTTITDVRAYEVLDSRGTPTVEAAVILDGQHLGRFCVPSGASTGRYEALELRDNDPLRYGGLGVQKAVENIRGPMRSALIGRNATDQRTIDKLLIDLDGTENKSHLGANAILAVSVAYAKAIATSRALPLPIALAQALQSGNAQTPQVPPFQTPVPTFNVLNGGVHADSGLSVQEFMIAPVGASSVTEAIRWGVETYRTLRKLLMAGGHRVSVGDEGGFAPQLDSNERALEILVQAITAAGYVPGEQIGIVLDVAATELYRDSSYHLAAAGSNQEKSSASDLIALYQSWVRTYPILGIEDGLAEDDWEGWRALSIALGDQIQLIGDDLFVTNIAKLSQGITTQVGNAIIIKPNQIGTLSETADSIFLAQSHNYVPIMANRSAENADSFIADLALALSVPQIKTGAPCRGERIEKYNQLIRIDQDFAGATTYAGARFFPGRVPK